The window CATGTTCTTTAATTTCAGCAATAATTTCTTTGTATAGTTGTTCTATACTTTGAGATTCATTTAAAACAGGTATAACAAAGGATATCTTCATTACAAATCCTCACATTTATCGAGTTATTGGCATAATTATTGATGCAAAAGACATTACAACACCTGTTATTATAGGCATCTTAACATTATCGTTGATGGGTAGATTTACCATTTCTGATATCGTTGCAGCTAAAGCACCAATTAAGGACATAGTAGGATGTAAACCGAAAATAAGGGCGTAAGCAAAACATGAAGCGAAACAGGCTATAGATCCCTCTAAGCTCTTTGAAGTACCCTTAATTTTTCGATAACCATAGCGAATACCAAAAATCGCAGCTAAAGTGTCACCTAAAGAGAGGAAAGACAAAGCAGCAAAAGCGATCTCTCTGGGGAAAAGTGCAATAGAGAAAACTGTTGCAGTCAATAAATAGGAGGCACCGGTCAAGTCATGCATCTCGTGTTTTCGTAACATAATGCCGAAAATTTTATAAAAAACACGCTTAAAAGATTTATTCTCTAATCTGATCACCTCGAGTATAATAGCACCAAAGGCAAATGGGAAAAGAATTAAAATAGCTAATATTTTATTGTATCCGAGAATATATCGATAAGAAAGAGGTAATGCAATAGAACTTATATGGATTGATTTACGGTAGAGTTCTTTAATTTCGCGGTGGGTAAGTATTAGTCCTTTGGCCATTTAGACACTCACTAAGCTATTAATAGTGTATCACAGGCATTTTTCCCGTGACTTTTCGAATCTCTTATCACCATAGATATGACCTATTATAGATCAGAAATTGATCTTGCTGACCACAAAAGCTTTTGCCATATCAGCAATTAACTTTGGATCACCTTTAATTACCTGTTTGAATAAATCGGTTAATGTAAACTGGTCAGGAGGCATATTCTTACACATTTCGGATATTTTGTTCAGTCTCTCATCTGAAGCATAAAGAACTTTTTCTTTGATCGAATACATGAACCTATGTTTAGAACCGAGTGCTTTCTCCCACTTTTGAGAATATGGTTTAAGGGCTTTAGCCGAACAATCATCTTTGCGGATCGCTTCAGCAGCAGTTTCACCGGCAATCTTACCAGCTATCATTGCCTGCTTAATTCCTCCGCCGGTAATCGGATTTACCTGATGAGCAGCATCTCCTACCAACATAAGATTGTCAGCTATTATATTTGGTAAAGTCGTAGCTATCGGAATACCTGCATAAACAATATAACTAACAGAAGCATTGGGAAACTTTGCACAAACGAACTCGTCTAAGTATTCTTGGGCTCTCTTATGAGAAGCAAAACTTCCGGCAATTCCTACTCCAACATTGGCAGAAGTCTCTGACTTGGGAAAAATCCAGACATATCCGCCGGGAGCTATCTTTGTACCAAAAAAGAAAGATATCACATGTCTATCAACTTTTATATTGTTAATAGTATATTGGACACTGGTCGAGATATCTTCTAACTTTAAATTGGTTTTCAATCCAAACCATCTGCCAACTCTTGATTCAATACCATCTGCTCCTATTACAATTCTACACTTAACCTGCCGTTCTTCACCAAGAAACTTATAAAACAGCGTTACAGTGTGATCATTATTTCTTTGCATGCCGGTAACATTGGATTTTGTTTTCATGATAACACCTTTGTTACATGCTATGTCACACAGTGCACTATCAAAAATACGCCGTTCTAAAACATATCCCTTAACTTCAGACTTCATCTCCAGCATATTGCCGTCCGGAGTATATAATCGGGCTGCAGTAATCTCACTTGCTATCCATCTTTTATCGATATTGATAAAGGTTTCTAAGCCACCACCTGAGATCCCTTCTGCACAGCGAACCGGAATTCCCGGTTCTCTATCACGTTCCAACATTAATACCGAGAGACCATTCTCTGCAGCAAACCTTGCCGAAACACTACCGGCAGGTCCTGCACCAACAACTACAACATCAAACTGATTTTCATTTGTCATAACTAACTCTTGTGTTCGATGGCCTTAGCGGGACAAATAATGAGACAATTACCGCATTCAGTACAGACATTCTGATCAATCTCAGCATTAAATTCTTCTATAGTAATTGCATCAACTGGACATACGGATACACAGCTACCACAAATATCGCACAGGTCTTTTCTGATAAACATTTAGCGACTCCCAACAATCTATATCAATGGTTCAAATATTATACTGACATGCATTAAACTAAACAACTGTCAGTTAATACTCTCCTTGAAATCGAGTATTAGATACTTACCGTCCGGTTTAAAAGTAAATACTATGTCGTAATGATGATTTATCTCATAAGTTTTAAAAGAGATGGGACAGTTATTATCCAACAATTTTTCAATACGATAATTACGGATGAGAAAAACCGGTTCGAGTGCGTTTTCTCCATAGGGAGCAAAATAACTCAGTAATTCCGGCAAGTCATTTAGATCTTCTTCTACTATCTCCGCATCAATGTTAATAACTCTTTTCTGTTCAATAAACTCTCTGTTTTGATTAGCATAGTCACTAAAAAGCTCTATAAACCTTTCAATTTTTGAATGATGGGTTAGAAATCCTGCTGCCCTAATATGTCCACCGTATTGATCGAGAGATTCTTGAGCAAAATCAAAGGCCTTGACTAAGTCGAATCCTTCTGTACACCTCGCTTCACAGACATAATTTTCCTCTTTCTTTTTAAGCATAATCACAGGTATCTTAAAAAGATAGGAGATATAGTTAGCAGCCCATCCAAGAAAAACATAGGGAATCTCATCCCTATCATCTTTGAAGATATAAAAAATTTCATCTTTGCTCGGGAGTTTCTTATCAATAATCTTCTTTACATGGTGAAGAGTATTTTCGTATTCGTTTTTTTTCGGCAATAAAGAAGCTATAAGCTCTCTCTTTTTATAAACAGGTGCTAACAACAGATATAATGCCGTATTCTCTCCATCATCGTCACGACCATTATTGAACAATTTTATTAAATTGGTAATAAACGCCATTTTAGAGAAATAATTATCTCCAACCAGATTGTAATTAGGACAGAGCATGAGAGTAGTATCATCTATAGCAAACCATCTTTGGAGAGCTATCTGACATAAGACACGATTTACACCTGTCATCGGTGCTTTATCAGCGATCGTACCAATAG is drawn from Candidatus Cloacimonadota bacterium and contains these coding sequences:
- a CDS encoding phosphatidate cytidylyltransferase produces the protein MAKGLILTHREIKELYRKSIHISSIALPLSYRYILGYNKILAILILFPFAFGAIILEVIRLENKSFKRVFYKIFGIMLRKHEMHDLTGASYLLTATVFSIALFPREIAFAALSFLSLGDTLAAIFGIRYGYRKIKGTSKSLEGSIACFASCFAYALIFGLHPTMSLIGALAATISEMVNLPINDNVKMPIITGVVMSFASIIMPITR
- a CDS encoding NAD(P)/FAD-dependent oxidoreductase codes for the protein MTNENQFDVVVVGAGPAGSVSARFAAENGLSVLMLERDREPGIPVRCAEGISGGGLETFINIDKRWIASEITAARLYTPDGNMLEMKSEVKGYVLERRIFDSALCDIACNKGVIMKTKSNVTGMQRNNDHTVTLFYKFLGEERQVKCRIVIGADGIESRVGRWFGLKTNLKLEDISTSVQYTINNIKVDRHVISFFFGTKIAPGGYVWIFPKSETSANVGVGIAGSFASHKRAQEYLDEFVCAKFPNASVSYIVYAGIPIATTLPNIIADNLMLVGDAAHQVNPITGGGIKQAMIAGKIAGETAAEAIRKDDCSAKALKPYSQKWEKALGSKHRFMYSIKEKVLYASDERLNKISEMCKNMPPDQFTLTDLFKQVIKGDPKLIADMAKAFVVSKINF
- a CDS encoding 4Fe-4S binding protein, with product MFIRKDLCDICGSCVSVCPVDAITIEEFNAEIDQNVCTECGNCLIICPAKAIEHKS
- a CDS encoding DHH family phosphoesterase gives rise to the protein MLKWHLVDRVSPSLKEHLRLTKSTIDVFIYSETKLYEYYGHNIPDEKIMKNLLTAAQRIIKAVRKQEKIIIFGHDDLDGITSTYILFDFLSYIGSQNHYYYIPNRMQEHHGIQSKFIDKVREEGHSLVVTVDGGITSIEGVEQINQLGCETIITDHHIVPEKLPDAYTIVNPKQTDCPYPYDMLAGVGVTFFLVKAMAELLEVKQPENYILWTAIGTIADKAPMTGVNRVLCQIALQRWFAIDDTTLMLCPNYNLVGDNYFSKMAFITNLIKLFNNGRDDDGENTALYLLLAPVYKKRELIASLLPKKNEYENTLHHVKKIIDKKLPSKDEIFYIFKDDRDEIPYVFLGWAANYISYLFKIPVIMLKKKEENYVCEARCTEGFDLVKAFDFAQESLDQYGGHIRAAGFLTHHSKIERFIELFSDYANQNREFIEQKRVINIDAEIVEEDLNDLPELLSYFAPYGENALEPVFLIRNYRIEKLLDNNCPISFKTYEINHHYDIVFTFKPDGKYLILDFKESIN